A single genomic interval of Pyruvatibacter sp. HU-CL02332 harbors:
- a CDS encoding ABC transporter ATP-binding protein — MTDASAGKSISDPIISLSDVHLTLPSTAGPVHILRGIGLDVSPGKAAGLVGPSGSGKSTLLMVLAGLEKPTSGSIKVANRELTQMNEDQLALFRRDNVGIVFQSFHLVPTMTALENVAIPLEFAGRADAFDVAAEELKAVGLAHRLDHYPGQLSGGEQQRVALARAVAPNPAILLADEPTGNLDGTTGDAIIDLMFDLHSRRDTTLVLITHDMHLAELCDDVVHLRDGLVEKTTKGTRDKADLLVGAAS, encoded by the coding sequence GTGACCGATGCTTCTGCCGGCAAGTCCATATCTGATCCGATCATCTCTCTTAGTGACGTCCATCTGACGCTGCCGAGCACAGCGGGCCCGGTGCATATTCTACGCGGTATCGGCCTGGATGTATCACCCGGCAAGGCTGCGGGCCTTGTGGGGCCGTCCGGTTCGGGCAAATCCACGCTCCTGATGGTACTGGCGGGGCTCGAAAAACCCACATCCGGCAGCATCAAGGTTGCCAATCGTGAACTGACTCAGATGAACGAGGACCAACTGGCACTGTTCCGCAGGGATAATGTGGGGATTGTGTTCCAGTCTTTCCACCTGGTCCCGACCATGACGGCGCTGGAAAATGTTGCAATCCCGCTGGAATTCGCCGGACGGGCGGACGCTTTTGATGTGGCGGCGGAAGAATTGAAGGCGGTGGGCCTGGCCCATCGGCTGGACCATTATCCGGGTCAATTGTCCGGTGGTGAGCAGCAGCGTGTGGCCCTGGCCCGCGCCGTGGCGCCCAATCCGGCCATTCTGCTAGCGGATGAGCCGACGGGTAATCTCGATGGCACAACGGGTGACGCGATCATTGATCTGATGTTTGACCTGCATTCACGCCGCGACACGACGCTGGTGTTGATTACCCATGACATGCATCTGGCAGAGCTGTGCGACGACGTTGTGCATCTGCGCGACGGGCTGGTGGAAAAGACGACCAAAGGCACCCGCGACAAAGCTGATCTCCTGGTGGGAGCGGCCTCTTGA
- a CDS encoding PaaI family thioesterase → MNIQTLKMDVVTLNAFLQREFPQWNSETGSQVTDVTADGVICRLPFNDSQLRPGGTVSGPTMMGLADSAMYAAVLSRIGPVALAVTTNLNINFMRKPEPRATVATCRILKLGKRLAIGDVSIVSEGDTDLVAHATVTYSIPPQG, encoded by the coding sequence TTGAATATTCAAACACTTAAAATGGATGTGGTTACTTTGAACGCGTTTTTGCAGCGCGAATTCCCTCAATGGAACAGCGAAACCGGCTCACAGGTGACCGATGTGACTGCCGACGGCGTCATTTGCCGCCTGCCCTTCAACGATAGTCAGCTGCGTCCCGGCGGCACCGTGTCCGGCCCCACAATGATGGGCCTGGCCGACAGCGCCATGTATGCCGCTGTCCTGTCACGTATCGGTCCCGTGGCCCTGGCGGTCACCACCAATCTCAACATCAACTTCATGCGAAAGCCCGAGCCCCGCGCCACCGTCGCCACCTGCCGCATCCTCAAACTTGGAAAACGCCTCGCTATCGGCGATGTCTCCATCGTCAGCGAGGGCGACACGGATCTGGTAGCCCACGCGACCGTCACCTACTCGATCCCGCCGCAGGGCTAG
- a CDS encoding GNAT family N-acetyltransferase: protein MLDVPVLETERMTLVPLGDDHRDGVRALWSQPAVVRHSGRVLDAFGIPIMMPMTSLDDADRLIAFWRKAQADDWGCRWAMLLGAAQAFAGMVGFNALRPAAEIAYHLHPDYWGQGLMLEACEAALDWRLADKDVARIDAFVEPVNGRSIALAKRLGMTATGDMSEGAERYSREVGA from the coding sequence ATGCTTGACGTTCCGGTCCTTGAAACCGAGCGGATGACGCTCGTGCCCCTGGGCGACGATCACCGCGATGGTGTGCGGGCCCTGTGGTCGCAGCCTGCCGTTGTGCGGCACTCAGGCCGCGTGCTGGATGCCTTCGGCATTCCCATCATGATGCCCATGACGTCTCTGGATGACGCCGACCGGCTGATTGCGTTCTGGCGTAAGGCGCAGGCGGATGACTGGGGGTGTCGCTGGGCGATGCTGCTGGGGGCTGCGCAGGCCTTTGCCGGCATGGTTGGTTTCAACGCGCTGCGCCCGGCGGCTGAAATCGCCTATCATCTGCACCCGGACTATTGGGGGCAGGGGCTGATGCTGGAGGCCTGCGAGGCTGCGCTCGACTGGCGGTTGGCTGACAAGGACGTGGCGCGCATTGATGCGTTTGTGGAGCCGGTCAATGGTCGCTCGATTGCGCTTGCCAAACGGCTTGGCATGACGGCCACCGGCGACATGTCCGAAGGAGCGGAGCGATATTCGCGGGAAGTAGGCGCTTAG
- a CDS encoding FtsX-like permease family protein, whose translation MSDIAETSPALAGSVRGGGSSRLPLPFRIASRELRGGLKGFRIFLACLTLGVAAIASVGSVSSALMRGLAEEGQTILGGDVGFEIVHRETNEDERAWLNAVVERGGALSKTADMRAMGRAVKNTQRTLVELKAVDDAYPLYGEVSLASGQSLDAALARGSDGAFGAVVEPVLLERLGLETGDELNVGNLTFVIRSAIDNEPDRVAGGFAIGPRVMISDEALAETGLVTIGSLVDYEYRLRLPAAEQPNEAVAAFVEETKEALPESGWRIRDRSNSAPGIRRTVGQVALFLTLVGLTALIVGGVGVGNAIKSYIDKKREVIATFKCLGAPGGLIFQIYFLQVMAIALVGVAIGLGIGAMVPMIAQASLAELLPVPTEFAVHTGPLVLAAIYGIVTAVAFAVWPLARARDIPAAGLFRDIVAPASRWPRPFYIVLTLGSLATLAVLAVALTEDYQRLFAVWFLVGTAAAFGVLLLTADLMMWVAKRVGRPKMPSLRIALANLYRPGAPTGSVVLSLGLGLTLLVTISLIDGNITRQVSTQLPDRAPSFFFLDLQKGQLDGFNTILDETDGIANVNRVPMIRGPIVAVNDVRAGDVEATPDSRWALRGDRGFTYSAALPDGSEILEGEWWPEDYAGPPLVSFVKDLADGWGIGIGDTLTIDVLGREITAEIASLREVTWQTGGINFILVFSPGVLDNAPQTILSTVTMEEAGELELQRQVTDAFPNVTSIRVKEAISSVSALLEDLVLAVRATSVVTIIAGILVLAGAMAAGHRHRVYDSVVLKVLGATRAKVLGAYALEYALLGFGTALIAASAGTLAAYLVITQVMQAEWAFLPVTLAITVIGATVITMGFGLVGTWSALSRKAAPILRSE comes from the coding sequence TTGAGCGATATCGCTGAAACATCGCCTGCACTGGCCGGGTCCGTTCGTGGGGGCGGCTCCAGCCGGCTGCCTTTGCCCTTCAGGATTGCGTCGCGCGAGTTGCGCGGTGGTCTGAAAGGCTTCCGGATTTTTCTGGCGTGTCTGACCCTTGGGGTGGCCGCCATTGCGTCTGTTGGTTCGGTGTCGTCAGCGCTGATGCGAGGACTGGCGGAAGAAGGCCAGACCATTCTGGGCGGAGACGTCGGCTTTGAGATCGTCCACCGAGAAACCAACGAAGACGAACGGGCGTGGCTGAACGCGGTGGTCGAGCGCGGCGGTGCGTTGTCCAAGACCGCTGATATGCGGGCCATGGGCCGGGCGGTGAAAAACACCCAGCGGACACTCGTTGAGCTCAAGGCCGTTGACGATGCCTATCCACTCTATGGGGAGGTCTCACTGGCGTCCGGGCAGTCGCTGGATGCAGCCCTGGCGCGCGGTAGCGATGGGGCCTTTGGGGCTGTGGTTGAACCGGTGCTGCTGGAACGTCTTGGTCTTGAGACCGGCGATGAACTCAATGTCGGCAACCTCACCTTTGTCATTCGCTCGGCCATAGACAATGAGCCGGACCGTGTGGCCGGGGGCTTTGCCATCGGGCCGCGGGTGATGATTTCAGACGAGGCATTGGCTGAAACGGGTCTTGTGACCATCGGCAGCCTTGTGGACTATGAGTATCGGCTGAGACTGCCAGCGGCCGAGCAGCCCAACGAAGCCGTTGCTGCGTTTGTGGAAGAGACCAAGGAAGCGCTGCCTGAGTCCGGCTGGCGCATCCGTGACCGCTCGAATTCCGCGCCGGGTATTCGCCGCACGGTGGGGCAGGTGGCGTTGTTCCTGACGCTGGTGGGCCTGACGGCACTGATCGTTGGTGGTGTTGGTGTGGGCAATGCCATCAAGAGTTACATCGACAAGAAGCGCGAAGTGATTGCGACCTTCAAATGTCTTGGCGCGCCGGGCGGGCTGATCTTCCAGATCTATTTCCTGCAGGTGATGGCCATTGCGCTGGTGGGTGTGGCCATCGGCCTTGGGATTGGCGCCATGGTGCCGATGATTGCACAGGCGTCGCTGGCGGAACTGCTGCCGGTGCCGACAGAGTTTGCGGTTCATACAGGACCGCTGGTGCTGGCTGCGATCTACGGCATTGTGACAGCTGTTGCTTTTGCGGTTTGGCCGCTGGCGCGGGCGCGGGACATTCCGGCTGCCGGATTGTTCCGGGACATTGTTGCGCCGGCCAGCCGCTGGCCGCGACCGTTCTACATTGTTTTGACGCTAGGCTCTTTGGCGACACTGGCGGTTCTGGCTGTGGCGCTGACGGAAGACTATCAGCGGCTTTTTGCCGTCTGGTTCCTGGTGGGTACCGCAGCGGCCTTTGGTGTGCTGCTGCTCACCGCTGACCTGATGATGTGGGTTGCCAAGCGTGTGGGCCGTCCGAAGATGCCGTCTCTGCGCATTGCGCTGGCCAATTTGTATCGACCCGGTGCGCCTACGGGCTCTGTTGTGCTGTCGCTTGGTCTGGGGCTGACGCTGCTCGTCACGATCTCGCTCATTGACGGCAACATTACTCGGCAGGTTTCGACGCAGTTGCCGGATCGTGCGCCGTCGTTCTTCTTCCTTGATCTGCAAAAAGGTCAGCTGGATGGCTTCAATACCATTCTGGATGAGACGGACGGGATTGCGAACGTCAACCGGGTGCCGATGATCCGAGGACCGATTGTTGCGGTGAATGATGTGCGCGCCGGTGATGTGGAAGCGACACCTGACTCGCGCTGGGCCTTGCGCGGTGACCGTGGCTTTACTTATTCAGCTGCGCTGCCGGATGGGTCTGAAATCCTCGAAGGGGAGTGGTGGCCTGAAGACTATGCGGGTCCGCCGCTTGTGTCCTTCGTCAAGGATCTGGCAGATGGCTGGGGCATCGGTATTGGCGACACGCTGACCATTGATGTGCTGGGTCGTGAGATCACAGCTGAGATTGCCAGCCTGCGTGAAGTGACGTGGCAGACGGGCGGCATCAATTTCATTCTCGTGTTCTCGCCCGGCGTACTGGACAACGCCCCGCAGACCATTCTGTCCACGGTGACGATGGAAGAAGCGGGCGAGCTTGAACTGCAGCGTCAGGTGACGGACGCGTTCCCCAACGTGACGAGCATTCGCGTCAAGGAAGCCATCAGCTCCGTATCGGCATTGCTGGAAGACCTCGTGCTTGCGGTGCGTGCGACCAGTGTCGTGACGATCATTGCGGGCATTCTCGTGCTGGCCGGCGCCATGGCGGCGGGGCATCGGCATCGTGTGTATGACTCGGTGGTGCTCAAGGTGCTGGGTGCCACGCGTGCCAAGGTGCTGGGTGCCTATGCGCTTGAGTATGCGTTGCTGGGCTTCGGCACGGCACTGATCGCGGCAAGTGCTGGCACGCTGGCGGCCTATCTTGTGATCACGCAGGTGATGCAGGCGGAGTGGGCGTTTTTGCCCGTGACGCTGGCCATCACGGTGATCGGGGCGACGGTCATTACCATGGGCTTTGGGCTCGTGGGCACATGGTCGGCGCTGAGCCGCAAAGCGGCGCCGATCCTGCGGTCTGAATAA